One segment of Solanum lycopersicum chromosome 1, SLM_r2.1 DNA contains the following:
- the LOC101248414 gene encoding uncharacterized protein has translation MKKLKMDWNEAVEPRLSGSNELDEFHLKAYDISSLYEEKMKNYHDQKIEKREFVVWDFVLLFNFRLRLFQGKLKSKYTGPFLITKMFPHEAVELEIKEGASFTVNGQRIKMYLGHAESAHEVVEASDVYEV, from the coding sequence atgaagaaactgaagatggattggaatgaagcaGTGGAACCGAGACTTAGTGGATcgaatgagcttgatgagtttCACCTAAAAGCATATGATATTTCATCCCTCTACgaagagaagatgaagaattaccatgaccaaaagattgagaagcgtGAATTTGTAGTTTGGGATTTTGTGCTTTTGTTTAACTTTAGGCTGCGCTTGTTTcaaggcaaactcaagtccaaatacACTGGTCCATTCTTGATCACTAAAATGTTCCCACATGAAGCAGTTGAGTTGGAGATAAAGGAGGGTGCAAGTTTCACGGTAAATGGGCAAAGAATCAAGATGTACCTTGGGCATGCAGAGAGTGcccatgaagtggttgaggcatCTGACGTttatgaagtctga